The following are from one region of the Arachis duranensis cultivar V14167 chromosome 10, aradu.V14167.gnm2.J7QH, whole genome shotgun sequence genome:
- the LOC107468995 gene encoding ultraviolet-B receptor UVR8 — translation MDATTSGTPTIQYHHNIPDQPITTAIVVATPIPTFQRQQRHCFGDASPGEFPLSANPSIVLHVLTACNLDPQDLAKLEATCSFFRQPANFAPDFDLSLSEIAALDMCQKRAIFKPMSTEQREDLKRRCGGSWKLVLRYLQAGEACCRREKSQAIAGPGHSIAVTSNGVVYSFGSNSSGQLGHGTTEEEWRPRPIRTLQGIRIIQAAAGAGRTMLISDSGQVYACGKDSFGEAEYGGQGSKMVTAPQLVESLRNIFVVQAAIGNFFTAVLSREGRVYTFSWGSDGKLGHHTDQSDVEPHPLLGALEDIPVVQIAAGYCYLLCLACQPSGMSVYSVGCGLGGKLGHGSRTDEKYPRLIEQFQLLNLQPMVVAAGAWHAAVVGRDGRVCTWGWGRYGCLGHGNEECESAPKVVEALSNVKAVHVATGDYTTFVVSDDGDVYSFGCGESASLGHNAGIDEQGNRHANVLSPELVTSLKQINERVVQISLTNSIYWNAHTFALTESGKLYAFGAGDKGQLGIELVANQTERGNPERVDIDLG, via the exons ATGGATGCCACAACAAGCGGAACCCCAACTATACAATACCATCATAACATCCCTGACCAGCCAATCACAACTGCCATTGTTGTTGCCACACCAATTCCAACATTTCAAAGGCAGCAACGCCATTGCTTCGGGGACGCGTCCCCGGGGGAGTTTCCCTTGTCTGCTAACCCCTCCATTGTCCTTCATGTCCTCACAGCATGTAATTTGGACCCTCAAGACCTTGCCAAACTAGAG GCAACATGCTCTTTCTTCAGGCAGCCAGCAAACTTTGCCCCTGATTTCGATTTGTCCTTGTCGGAGATTGCTGCGCTGGACATGTGTCAAAAGAGAGCCATATTTAAGCCAATGTCCACAGAACAAAGGGAAGATTTGAAGCGAAGATGTGGAGGCTCATGGAAGTTGGTGCTGAGGTATTTGCAAGCCGGAGAAGCATGTTGCCGGAGGGAGAAGTCACAGGCAATAGCAGGTCCTGGTCATAGCATTGCTGTGACGTCAAATGGAGTTGTTTATTCATTCGGTTCCAACAGTTCAGGACAACTAGGGCATGGCACCACTGAGGAGGAATGGCGGCCTCGGCCGATAAG AACCTTGCAAGGCATTCGAATTATACAAGCTGCTGCTGGTGCTGGGAGGACCATGTTGATAAGCGATTCGGGGCAAGTTTATGCATGTGGCAAAGATTCTTTTGGGGAAGCCGAGTATGGAGGTCAAGGGTCTAAAATGGTTACAGCTCCACAATTAGTAGAGTCTTTAAGAAACATATTTGTTGTACAGGCTGCAATTGGGAATTTCTTCACAGCTGTGTTATCAAGAGAAGGAAGGGTTTATACATTTTCTTGGGGTAGTGATGGAAAACTTGGACACCACACCGATCAAAGTGATGTGGAACCCCATCCTTTATTAGGAGCTCTGGAAGATATTCCAGTGGTGCAAATTGCTGCTGGATATTGCTACCTTCTTTGTCTGGCTTGTCAACCTAGTGGAAT GTCTGTATACTCAGTTGGTTGTGGCCTGGGAGGCAAGCTTGGACACGGTTCAAGAACTGATGAGAAGTACCCTCGTTTGATCGAACAGTTCCAGTTGTTAAACCTTCAACCAATGGTGGTTGCTGCTGGTGCATGGCATGCTGCTGTTGTAGGACGGGATGGCCGAGTGTGCACATGGGGATGGGGCCGTTATGGTTGCTTGGGGCATGGGAATGAAGAATGTGAATCAGCACCTAAGGTTGTGGAAGCATTGAGTAATGTCAAAGCTGTTCATGTTGCAACGGGAGATTACACAACCTTTGTAGTGTCTGATGATGGTGATGTGTATTCATTTGGCTGTGGGGAATCTGCTAGTCTTGGACACAATGCTGGAATCGACGAACAG GGCAACAGACATGCAAATGTGTTGAGTCCGGAGCTCGTAACATCGCTGAAACAGATCAATGAAAGGGTGGTACAAATTAGCTTGACGAATTCCATATATTGGAATGCTCACACCTTTGCCCTAACCGAATCTGGAAAGCTGTACGCATTTGGGGCCGGAGACAAAGGACAGCTAGGAATTGAGCTTGTTGCAAACCAAACCGAAAGGGGAAATCCGGAAAGGGTCGACATCGATCTTGGTTAA